A single window of Cataglyphis hispanica isolate Lineage 1 chromosome 2, ULB_Chis1_1.0, whole genome shotgun sequence DNA harbors:
- the LOC126855546 gene encoding mediator of RNA polymerase II transcription subunit 22: MATQRALPQSKEALLKSYMTRLKDDVKSMLENFEEIIKLAKGENDSQLSRMTQCEQDTYEMHVRAANIVRAGESLMKLVSDIKQYLILNDFPSVNDAIIQNGKLFRTKQVECDQKLASLRDDMAADLYDLEEEYYTSIYK; encoded by the exons atggccACGCAACGTGCGCTTCCGCAAAGTAAAGAAGCTTTATTGAAATCGTACATGACAAGGTTGAAGGATGATGTAAAGTCGATGCTAGAAAATTTCGAAG AAATAATCAAACTTGCGAAAGGAGAAAATGACTCACAACTATCTCGGATGACACAATGCGAACAAGACACGTATGAAATGCACGTCAGAGCGGCCAATATTGTGCGTGCTGGCGAATCGTTAATGAAACTAGTCTCCGatataaagcaatatttaatCCTGAATGATTTTCCGTCTGTAAACGACGCCATAATACAAAACGGCAAGTTATTTAGGACTAAACAAGTGGAGTGTGATCAAAAATTAGCATCTCTGAGGGACGACATGGCTGCGGATTTGTATGATCTAGAAGAGGAATATTATACTTCGATATACAAATAA
- the LOC126855283 gene encoding gamma-aminobutyric acid type B receptor subunit 1 isoform X2, translating to MASGFLRQCTMLLGLIVILIAALWTEASLPPEDEDENVLHIGGIFPIAGEGGWQGGQACMPAAHLALEDVNREKNLLRGYRLHLHSNDSECEPGLGASVMYNLLYFPPYKLMLLAGCSTVCTTVAEAAKMWNLVVLCYGASSPALSDRNRFPTLFRTHPSATVHNPTRIKLLQKFGWSRVAILQQAEEVFISTVEDLEARCKEAGIEIVTRQSFLSDPTDAVKNLRRQDARIVVGLFYVVAARRVLCELYHQKLYGKTYVWFFIGWYEDDWFEINLEKEGITCTKEQMRQAAEGHLTTEALMWNQNNDTTISGMTAEDFRKRLNKQLKDDGYDIDNNRYPEGYQEAPLAYDAVWSVALAFNRTMERLNRLGKSLKNFTYDNKEIADEIYAAVNSTQFLGVSGYVAFSSQGDRIALTQIEQVIDGKYVKLGYYDTQSDNLTWRNVERWIGGKVPQDRTIIRTVLRTVSLPLFISMATLSVLGIAIAIGLIVFNVYNRHRRVIYSSHPTANTIMLVGIIGCFLAVLCIGIDGRFVTPWQFLIICQARAWTMSIGFTLAFGAMFSKVWRVHRLSTKAKADQGKSLTAKQKVSSIQKKVEPWKLYVMLSGLLSVDVILLVTWQMVDPLRRRIETFLLELPPYGDEDAMIKPELEHCESEHNSLWLGLIYGYKGIVLAFGLFLSYETRSIKIKLINDSRYVGMSIYNIVVLCLITVPVVMVISSQQDASYAFSALATIFCCFLSMALIFVPKVIEVIRHPKDKSESRYNPDGAVSKEEEEKYQKLLNENDELQKLIAAKEEKIQAIKQKLAERDALKGTTSRCRQGQPKQSFIVTDYPTGEGTSDSAIGTQHVAEMYELHRL from the exons ATGGCGAGCGGTTTTCTTCGGCAATGCACGATGTTGTTGGGCTTAATTGTGATTTTAATAGCAGCGCTCTGGACCGAGGCGTCACTTCCGCCTGAAGATGAAGATGAGAACGTCCTGCATATTGGCGGTATCTTCCCCATCGCCGGCGAGGGCGGCTGGCAAGGCGGCCAG GCTTGCATGCCAGCTGCGCACCTGGCCTTAGAGGACGTTAATCGCGAGAAGAACTTGTTACGCGGATATAGACTGCACCTTCATTCCAACGATAGCGAG TGCGAACCTGGTCTTGGCGCATCCGTGATGTACAACTTACTGTACTTTCCACCCTATAAATTAATGCTGTTAGCCGGTTGCAGCACGGTCTGTACTACAGTCGCTGAAGCAGCCAAGATGTGGAATTTAGTAGTG CTTTGTTACGGTGCGTCGTCGCCAGCATTGTCCGACCGAAATCGATTCCCGACCCTCTTCAGGACACATCCTTCCGCCACCGTACACAACCCcacgagaattaaattattgcaaaagttTGGTTGGTCTCGAGTAGCGATACTACAGCAAGCCGAAGAAGTGTTCATATCG ACTGTCGAAGATCTAGAAGCTCGGTGTAAAGAAGCTGGGATAGAGATAGTCACCCGTCAGAGCTTCTTGTCAGATCCGACGGACGCGGTGAAGAATTTACGTCGTCAGGACGCGCGAATAGTAGTCGGATTATTCTATGTGGTCGCTGCGAGGCGAGTACTATGCGAGCTCTATCATCAGAAGTTGTATGGCAAGACCTACGTGTGGTTTTTCATTGGCTGGTACGAGGACGACTGGTTCGAAATTAATCTGGAGAAAGAGGGTATCACCTGTACGAAGGAGCAGATGCGACAAGCAGCGGAGGGGCATCTGACCACCGAGGCGCTCATGTGGAATCAAAACAACGACACGACAATCAGCGGCATGACGGCTGAGGACTTTCGAAAGAGATTGAACAAACAGTTGAAGGATGACGGTTACGATATAGATAACAATCGATATCCAGAAGGATATCAGGAGGCGCCCCTCGCCTATGACGCGGTCTGGTCCGTCGCGTTAG CGTTTAATAGAACCATGGAGAGACTAAACAGATTGGGAAAAAGCTTGAAGAACTTTACTTATGATAACAAAGAGATTGCCGATGAGATATACGCGGCGGTAAACTCGACCCAGTTTCTCGGTGTTTCC GGATACGTTGCTTTCAGCTCGCAGGGCGACAGGATCGCTCTGACGCAGATCGAGCAAGTGATCGACGGAAAATACGTCAAGTTAGGATATTATGATACACAAAGCGACAATCTGACATGGCGAAACGTGGAACGATGGATCGGCGGGAAGGTGCCTCAAGACAGAACGATAATAAGAACCGTTTTAAGAACGGTGTCACTGCCCTTATTCATAAGTATGGCGACCTTGTCGGTGCTCGGTATCGCGATAGCTATCGGATTGATCGTGTTTAACGTCTATAATAGACACCGGAG AGTTATATATTCATCTCATCCCACCGCCAACACGATAATGCTAGTGGGAATAATAGGCTGCTTCTTGGCCGTGTTGTGCATAGGGATTGACGGTAGGTTCGTGACGCCTTGGCAGTTTTTGATAATCTGTCAAGCTAGAGCGTGGACGATGTCAATTGGCTTCACTCTTGCATTCGGCGCTATGTTTAGTAAAGTTTGGAGAGTCCATCGACTCTCTACAAAGGCCAAAGCTGATCAGGGAAAA TCATTGACGgctaaacaaaaagtttcgtCTATACAGAAGAAGGTTGAGCCATGGAAGCTGTACGTTATGCTGAGCGGATTGCTGTCGGTGGATGTCATTCTTCTCGTCACTTGGCAGATGGTTGATCCGTTGCGAAGAAGAATCGAGACCTTCTTGTTGGAGCTGCCTCCTTACGGAGACGAGGATGCAATGATCAAGCCCGAATTGGAACACTGCGAGAGCGAGCACAATAGTTTGTGGCTCG GTTTGATTTACGGTTACAAAGGCATTGTTCTAGCTTTCGGACTTTTTCTATCTTATGAGACGAGAAGCATCAAAATCAAACTGATTAACGATTCCAGATACGTGGGcatgtcaatatataatatcgtagTTCTATGTCTCATAACGGTACCCGTGGTAATGGTCATCTCTAGTCAACAGGACGCGAGTTATGCTTTCTCGGCGCTAGCTACTATCTTTTGTTGCTTCCTCAGCATGGCGCTCATTTTTGTGCCGAAAGTAATCGAGGTGATTAGGCATCCTAAAGACAAGTCCGAGTCGAGATATAATCCAGATGGCGCGGTATCcaaggaggaagaagaaaagtaTCAGAAACTACTCAACGAAAACGATGAGCTTCAAAAACTTATTGCCGCA AAGGAGGAAAAAATTCAAGCCATTAAGCAGAAGCTAGCTGAACGCGATGCTCTAAAGGGCACAACGAGTCGCTGCAGGCAAGGTCAACCCAAACAATCCTTCATCGTTACCGACTATCCAACAGGCGAAGGGACATCGGACAGCGCTATCG GCACGCAACACGTCGCCGAAATGTACGAACTGCACCGACTATGA
- the LOC126855283 gene encoding gamma-aminobutyric acid type B receptor subunit 1 isoform X1, whose product MASGFLRQCTMLLGLIVILIAALWTEASLPPEDEDENVLHIGGIFPIAGEGGWQGGQACMPAAHLALEDVNREKNLLRGYRLHLHSNDSECEPGLGASVMYNLLYFPPYKLMLLAGCSTVCTTVAEAAKMWNLVVLCYGASSPALSDRNRFPTLFRTHPSATVHNPTRIKLLQKFGWSRVAILQQAEEVFISTVEDLEARCKEAGIEIVTRQSFLSDPTDAVKNLRRQDARIVVGLFYVVAARRVLCELYHQKLYGKTYVWFFIGWYEDDWFEINLEKEGITCTKEQMRQAAEGHLTTEALMWNQNNDTTISGMTAEDFRKRLNKQLKDDGYDIDNNRYPEGYQEAPLAYDAVWSVALAFNRTMERLNRLGKSLKNFTYDNKEIADEIYAAVNSTQFLGVSGYVAFSSQGDRIALTQIEQVIDGKYVKLGYYDTQSDNLTWRNVERWIGGKVPQDRTIIRTVLRTVSLPLFISMATLSVLGIAIAIGLIVFNVYNRHRRVIYSSHPTANTIMLVGIIGCFLAVLCIGIDGRFVTPWQFLIICQARAWTMSIGFTLAFGAMFSKVWRVHRLSTKAKADQGKSLTAKQKVSSIQKKVEPWKLYVMLSGLLSVDVILLVTWQMVDPLRRRIETFLLELPPYGDEDAMIKPELEHCESEHNSLWLGLIYGYKGIVLAFGLFLSYETRSIKIKLINDSRYVGMSIYNIVVLCLITVPVVMVISSQQDASYAFSALATIFCCFLSMALIFVPKVIEVIRHPKDKSESRYNPDGAVSKEEEEKYQKLLNENDELQKLIAAKEEKIQAIKQKLAERDALKGTTSRCRQGQPKQSFIVTDYPTGEGTSDSAIGGGISICTKSSRASASDVEFSETYL is encoded by the exons ATGGCGAGCGGTTTTCTTCGGCAATGCACGATGTTGTTGGGCTTAATTGTGATTTTAATAGCAGCGCTCTGGACCGAGGCGTCACTTCCGCCTGAAGATGAAGATGAGAACGTCCTGCATATTGGCGGTATCTTCCCCATCGCCGGCGAGGGCGGCTGGCAAGGCGGCCAG GCTTGCATGCCAGCTGCGCACCTGGCCTTAGAGGACGTTAATCGCGAGAAGAACTTGTTACGCGGATATAGACTGCACCTTCATTCCAACGATAGCGAG TGCGAACCTGGTCTTGGCGCATCCGTGATGTACAACTTACTGTACTTTCCACCCTATAAATTAATGCTGTTAGCCGGTTGCAGCACGGTCTGTACTACAGTCGCTGAAGCAGCCAAGATGTGGAATTTAGTAGTG CTTTGTTACGGTGCGTCGTCGCCAGCATTGTCCGACCGAAATCGATTCCCGACCCTCTTCAGGACACATCCTTCCGCCACCGTACACAACCCcacgagaattaaattattgcaaaagttTGGTTGGTCTCGAGTAGCGATACTACAGCAAGCCGAAGAAGTGTTCATATCG ACTGTCGAAGATCTAGAAGCTCGGTGTAAAGAAGCTGGGATAGAGATAGTCACCCGTCAGAGCTTCTTGTCAGATCCGACGGACGCGGTGAAGAATTTACGTCGTCAGGACGCGCGAATAGTAGTCGGATTATTCTATGTGGTCGCTGCGAGGCGAGTACTATGCGAGCTCTATCATCAGAAGTTGTATGGCAAGACCTACGTGTGGTTTTTCATTGGCTGGTACGAGGACGACTGGTTCGAAATTAATCTGGAGAAAGAGGGTATCACCTGTACGAAGGAGCAGATGCGACAAGCAGCGGAGGGGCATCTGACCACCGAGGCGCTCATGTGGAATCAAAACAACGACACGACAATCAGCGGCATGACGGCTGAGGACTTTCGAAAGAGATTGAACAAACAGTTGAAGGATGACGGTTACGATATAGATAACAATCGATATCCAGAAGGATATCAGGAGGCGCCCCTCGCCTATGACGCGGTCTGGTCCGTCGCGTTAG CGTTTAATAGAACCATGGAGAGACTAAACAGATTGGGAAAAAGCTTGAAGAACTTTACTTATGATAACAAAGAGATTGCCGATGAGATATACGCGGCGGTAAACTCGACCCAGTTTCTCGGTGTTTCC GGATACGTTGCTTTCAGCTCGCAGGGCGACAGGATCGCTCTGACGCAGATCGAGCAAGTGATCGACGGAAAATACGTCAAGTTAGGATATTATGATACACAAAGCGACAATCTGACATGGCGAAACGTGGAACGATGGATCGGCGGGAAGGTGCCTCAAGACAGAACGATAATAAGAACCGTTTTAAGAACGGTGTCACTGCCCTTATTCATAAGTATGGCGACCTTGTCGGTGCTCGGTATCGCGATAGCTATCGGATTGATCGTGTTTAACGTCTATAATAGACACCGGAG AGTTATATATTCATCTCATCCCACCGCCAACACGATAATGCTAGTGGGAATAATAGGCTGCTTCTTGGCCGTGTTGTGCATAGGGATTGACGGTAGGTTCGTGACGCCTTGGCAGTTTTTGATAATCTGTCAAGCTAGAGCGTGGACGATGTCAATTGGCTTCACTCTTGCATTCGGCGCTATGTTTAGTAAAGTTTGGAGAGTCCATCGACTCTCTACAAAGGCCAAAGCTGATCAGGGAAAA TCATTGACGgctaaacaaaaagtttcgtCTATACAGAAGAAGGTTGAGCCATGGAAGCTGTACGTTATGCTGAGCGGATTGCTGTCGGTGGATGTCATTCTTCTCGTCACTTGGCAGATGGTTGATCCGTTGCGAAGAAGAATCGAGACCTTCTTGTTGGAGCTGCCTCCTTACGGAGACGAGGATGCAATGATCAAGCCCGAATTGGAACACTGCGAGAGCGAGCACAATAGTTTGTGGCTCG GTTTGATTTACGGTTACAAAGGCATTGTTCTAGCTTTCGGACTTTTTCTATCTTATGAGACGAGAAGCATCAAAATCAAACTGATTAACGATTCCAGATACGTGGGcatgtcaatatataatatcgtagTTCTATGTCTCATAACGGTACCCGTGGTAATGGTCATCTCTAGTCAACAGGACGCGAGTTATGCTTTCTCGGCGCTAGCTACTATCTTTTGTTGCTTCCTCAGCATGGCGCTCATTTTTGTGCCGAAAGTAATCGAGGTGATTAGGCATCCTAAAGACAAGTCCGAGTCGAGATATAATCCAGATGGCGCGGTATCcaaggaggaagaagaaaagtaTCAGAAACTACTCAACGAAAACGATGAGCTTCAAAAACTTATTGCCGCA AAGGAGGAAAAAATTCAAGCCATTAAGCAGAAGCTAGCTGAACGCGATGCTCTAAAGGGCACAACGAGTCGCTGCAGGCAAGGTCAACCCAAACAATCCTTCATCGTTACCGACTATCCAACAGGCGAAGGGACATCGGACAGCGCTATCGGTGGGGGTATTTCTATTTGTACAAAATCTTCTCGCGCTTCCGCTTCTGATGTTGAGTTTTCAGAGACGTACTTATAA
- the LOC126855283 gene encoding gamma-aminobutyric acid type B receptor subunit 1 isoform X3: MASGFLRQCTMLLGLIVILIAALWTEASLPPEDEDENVLHIGGIFPIAGEGGWQGGQACMPAAHLALEDVNREKNLLRGYRLHLHSNDSECEPGLGASVMYNLLYFPPYKLMLLAGCSTVCTTVAEAAKMWNLVVLCYGASSPALSDRNRFPTLFRTHPSATVHNPTRIKLLQKFGWSRVAILQQAEEVFISTVEDLEARCKEAGIEIVTRQSFLSDPTDAVKNLRRQDARIVVGLFYVVAARRVLCELYHQKLYGKTYVWFFIGWYEDDWFEINLEKEGITCTKEQMRQAAEGHLTTEALMWNQNNDTTISGMTAEDFRKRLNKQLKDDGYDIDNNRYPEGYQEAPLAYDAVWSVALAFNRTMERLNRLGKSLKNFTYDNKEIADEIYAAVNSTQFLGVSGYVAFSSQGDRIALTQIEQVIDGKYVKLGYYDTQSDNLTWRNVERWIGGKVPQDRTIIRTVLRTVSLPLFISMATLSVLGIAIAIGLIVFNVYNRHRRVIYSSHPTANTIMLVGIIGCFLAVLCIGIDGRFVTPWQFLIICQARAWTMSIGFTLAFGAMFSKVWRVHRLSTKAKADQGKKKVEPWKLYVMLSGLLSVDVILLVTWQMVDPLRRRIETFLLELPPYGDEDAMIKPELEHCESEHNSLWLGLIYGYKGIVLAFGLFLSYETRSIKIKLINDSRYVGMSIYNIVVLCLITVPVVMVISSQQDASYAFSALATIFCCFLSMALIFVPKVIEVIRHPKDKSESRYNPDGAVSKEEEEKYQKLLNENDELQKLIAAKEEKIQAIKQKLAERDALKGTTSRCRQGQPKQSFIVTDYPTGEGTSDSAIGGGISICTKSSRASASDVEFSETYL, from the exons ATGGCGAGCGGTTTTCTTCGGCAATGCACGATGTTGTTGGGCTTAATTGTGATTTTAATAGCAGCGCTCTGGACCGAGGCGTCACTTCCGCCTGAAGATGAAGATGAGAACGTCCTGCATATTGGCGGTATCTTCCCCATCGCCGGCGAGGGCGGCTGGCAAGGCGGCCAG GCTTGCATGCCAGCTGCGCACCTGGCCTTAGAGGACGTTAATCGCGAGAAGAACTTGTTACGCGGATATAGACTGCACCTTCATTCCAACGATAGCGAG TGCGAACCTGGTCTTGGCGCATCCGTGATGTACAACTTACTGTACTTTCCACCCTATAAATTAATGCTGTTAGCCGGTTGCAGCACGGTCTGTACTACAGTCGCTGAAGCAGCCAAGATGTGGAATTTAGTAGTG CTTTGTTACGGTGCGTCGTCGCCAGCATTGTCCGACCGAAATCGATTCCCGACCCTCTTCAGGACACATCCTTCCGCCACCGTACACAACCCcacgagaattaaattattgcaaaagttTGGTTGGTCTCGAGTAGCGATACTACAGCAAGCCGAAGAAGTGTTCATATCG ACTGTCGAAGATCTAGAAGCTCGGTGTAAAGAAGCTGGGATAGAGATAGTCACCCGTCAGAGCTTCTTGTCAGATCCGACGGACGCGGTGAAGAATTTACGTCGTCAGGACGCGCGAATAGTAGTCGGATTATTCTATGTGGTCGCTGCGAGGCGAGTACTATGCGAGCTCTATCATCAGAAGTTGTATGGCAAGACCTACGTGTGGTTTTTCATTGGCTGGTACGAGGACGACTGGTTCGAAATTAATCTGGAGAAAGAGGGTATCACCTGTACGAAGGAGCAGATGCGACAAGCAGCGGAGGGGCATCTGACCACCGAGGCGCTCATGTGGAATCAAAACAACGACACGACAATCAGCGGCATGACGGCTGAGGACTTTCGAAAGAGATTGAACAAACAGTTGAAGGATGACGGTTACGATATAGATAACAATCGATATCCAGAAGGATATCAGGAGGCGCCCCTCGCCTATGACGCGGTCTGGTCCGTCGCGTTAG CGTTTAATAGAACCATGGAGAGACTAAACAGATTGGGAAAAAGCTTGAAGAACTTTACTTATGATAACAAAGAGATTGCCGATGAGATATACGCGGCGGTAAACTCGACCCAGTTTCTCGGTGTTTCC GGATACGTTGCTTTCAGCTCGCAGGGCGACAGGATCGCTCTGACGCAGATCGAGCAAGTGATCGACGGAAAATACGTCAAGTTAGGATATTATGATACACAAAGCGACAATCTGACATGGCGAAACGTGGAACGATGGATCGGCGGGAAGGTGCCTCAAGACAGAACGATAATAAGAACCGTTTTAAGAACGGTGTCACTGCCCTTATTCATAAGTATGGCGACCTTGTCGGTGCTCGGTATCGCGATAGCTATCGGATTGATCGTGTTTAACGTCTATAATAGACACCGGAG AGTTATATATTCATCTCATCCCACCGCCAACACGATAATGCTAGTGGGAATAATAGGCTGCTTCTTGGCCGTGTTGTGCATAGGGATTGACGGTAGGTTCGTGACGCCTTGGCAGTTTTTGATAATCTGTCAAGCTAGAGCGTGGACGATGTCAATTGGCTTCACTCTTGCATTCGGCGCTATGTTTAGTAAAGTTTGGAGAGTCCATCGACTCTCTACAAAGGCCAAAGCTGATCAGGGAAAA AAGAAGGTTGAGCCATGGAAGCTGTACGTTATGCTGAGCGGATTGCTGTCGGTGGATGTCATTCTTCTCGTCACTTGGCAGATGGTTGATCCGTTGCGAAGAAGAATCGAGACCTTCTTGTTGGAGCTGCCTCCTTACGGAGACGAGGATGCAATGATCAAGCCCGAATTGGAACACTGCGAGAGCGAGCACAATAGTTTGTGGCTCG GTTTGATTTACGGTTACAAAGGCATTGTTCTAGCTTTCGGACTTTTTCTATCTTATGAGACGAGAAGCATCAAAATCAAACTGATTAACGATTCCAGATACGTGGGcatgtcaatatataatatcgtagTTCTATGTCTCATAACGGTACCCGTGGTAATGGTCATCTCTAGTCAACAGGACGCGAGTTATGCTTTCTCGGCGCTAGCTACTATCTTTTGTTGCTTCCTCAGCATGGCGCTCATTTTTGTGCCGAAAGTAATCGAGGTGATTAGGCATCCTAAAGACAAGTCCGAGTCGAGATATAATCCAGATGGCGCGGTATCcaaggaggaagaagaaaagtaTCAGAAACTACTCAACGAAAACGATGAGCTTCAAAAACTTATTGCCGCA AAGGAGGAAAAAATTCAAGCCATTAAGCAGAAGCTAGCTGAACGCGATGCTCTAAAGGGCACAACGAGTCGCTGCAGGCAAGGTCAACCCAAACAATCCTTCATCGTTACCGACTATCCAACAGGCGAAGGGACATCGGACAGCGCTATCGGTGGGGGTATTTCTATTTGTACAAAATCTTCTCGCGCTTCCGCTTCTGATGTTGAGTTTTCAGAGACGTACTTATAA
- the LOC126855283 gene encoding gamma-aminobutyric acid type B receptor subunit 1 isoform X4, protein MASGFLRQCTMLLGLIVILIAALWTEASLPPEDEDENVLHIGGIFPIAGEGGWQGGQACMPAAHLALEDVNREKNLLRGYRLHLHSNDSECEPGLGASVMYNLLYFPPYKLMLLAGCSTVCTTVAEAAKMWNLVVLCYGASSPALSDRNRFPTLFRTHPSATVHNPTRIKLLQKFGWSRVAILQQAEEVFISTVEDLEARCKEAGIEIVTRQSFLSDPTDAVKNLRRQDARIVVGLFYVVAARRVLCELYHQKLYGKTYVWFFIGWYEDDWFEINLEKEGITCTKEQMRQAAEGHLTTEALMWNQNNDTTISGMTAEDFRKRLNKQLKDDGYDIDNNRYPEGYQEAPLAYDAVWSVALAFNRTMERLNRLGKSLKNFTYDNKEIADEIYAAVNSTQFLGVSGYVAFSSQGDRIALTQIEQVIDGKYVKLGYYDTQSDNLTWRNVERWIGGKVPQDRTIIRTVLRTVSLPLFISMATLSVLGIAIAIGLIVFNVYNRHRRVIYSSHPTANTIMLVGIIGCFLAVLCIGIDGRFVTPWQFLIICQARAWTMSIGFTLAFGAMFSKVWRVHRLSTKAKADQGKSLTAKQKVSSIQKKVEPWKLYVMLSGLLSVDVILLVTWQMVDPLRRRIETFLLELPPYGDEDAMIKPELEHCESEHNSLWLGLIYGYKGIVLAFGLFLSYETRSIKIKLINDSRYVGMSIYNIVVLCLITVPVVMVISSQQDASYAFSALATIFCCFLSMALIFVPKVIEVIRHPKDKSESRYNPDGAVSKEEEEKYQKLLNENDELQKLIAAKEEKIQAIKQKLAERDALKGTTSRCRQGQPKQSFIVTDYPTGEGTSDSAIETYL, encoded by the exons ATGGCGAGCGGTTTTCTTCGGCAATGCACGATGTTGTTGGGCTTAATTGTGATTTTAATAGCAGCGCTCTGGACCGAGGCGTCACTTCCGCCTGAAGATGAAGATGAGAACGTCCTGCATATTGGCGGTATCTTCCCCATCGCCGGCGAGGGCGGCTGGCAAGGCGGCCAG GCTTGCATGCCAGCTGCGCACCTGGCCTTAGAGGACGTTAATCGCGAGAAGAACTTGTTACGCGGATATAGACTGCACCTTCATTCCAACGATAGCGAG TGCGAACCTGGTCTTGGCGCATCCGTGATGTACAACTTACTGTACTTTCCACCCTATAAATTAATGCTGTTAGCCGGTTGCAGCACGGTCTGTACTACAGTCGCTGAAGCAGCCAAGATGTGGAATTTAGTAGTG CTTTGTTACGGTGCGTCGTCGCCAGCATTGTCCGACCGAAATCGATTCCCGACCCTCTTCAGGACACATCCTTCCGCCACCGTACACAACCCcacgagaattaaattattgcaaaagttTGGTTGGTCTCGAGTAGCGATACTACAGCAAGCCGAAGAAGTGTTCATATCG ACTGTCGAAGATCTAGAAGCTCGGTGTAAAGAAGCTGGGATAGAGATAGTCACCCGTCAGAGCTTCTTGTCAGATCCGACGGACGCGGTGAAGAATTTACGTCGTCAGGACGCGCGAATAGTAGTCGGATTATTCTATGTGGTCGCTGCGAGGCGAGTACTATGCGAGCTCTATCATCAGAAGTTGTATGGCAAGACCTACGTGTGGTTTTTCATTGGCTGGTACGAGGACGACTGGTTCGAAATTAATCTGGAGAAAGAGGGTATCACCTGTACGAAGGAGCAGATGCGACAAGCAGCGGAGGGGCATCTGACCACCGAGGCGCTCATGTGGAATCAAAACAACGACACGACAATCAGCGGCATGACGGCTGAGGACTTTCGAAAGAGATTGAACAAACAGTTGAAGGATGACGGTTACGATATAGATAACAATCGATATCCAGAAGGATATCAGGAGGCGCCCCTCGCCTATGACGCGGTCTGGTCCGTCGCGTTAG CGTTTAATAGAACCATGGAGAGACTAAACAGATTGGGAAAAAGCTTGAAGAACTTTACTTATGATAACAAAGAGATTGCCGATGAGATATACGCGGCGGTAAACTCGACCCAGTTTCTCGGTGTTTCC GGATACGTTGCTTTCAGCTCGCAGGGCGACAGGATCGCTCTGACGCAGATCGAGCAAGTGATCGACGGAAAATACGTCAAGTTAGGATATTATGATACACAAAGCGACAATCTGACATGGCGAAACGTGGAACGATGGATCGGCGGGAAGGTGCCTCAAGACAGAACGATAATAAGAACCGTTTTAAGAACGGTGTCACTGCCCTTATTCATAAGTATGGCGACCTTGTCGGTGCTCGGTATCGCGATAGCTATCGGATTGATCGTGTTTAACGTCTATAATAGACACCGGAG AGTTATATATTCATCTCATCCCACCGCCAACACGATAATGCTAGTGGGAATAATAGGCTGCTTCTTGGCCGTGTTGTGCATAGGGATTGACGGTAGGTTCGTGACGCCTTGGCAGTTTTTGATAATCTGTCAAGCTAGAGCGTGGACGATGTCAATTGGCTTCACTCTTGCATTCGGCGCTATGTTTAGTAAAGTTTGGAGAGTCCATCGACTCTCTACAAAGGCCAAAGCTGATCAGGGAAAA TCATTGACGgctaaacaaaaagtttcgtCTATACAGAAGAAGGTTGAGCCATGGAAGCTGTACGTTATGCTGAGCGGATTGCTGTCGGTGGATGTCATTCTTCTCGTCACTTGGCAGATGGTTGATCCGTTGCGAAGAAGAATCGAGACCTTCTTGTTGGAGCTGCCTCCTTACGGAGACGAGGATGCAATGATCAAGCCCGAATTGGAACACTGCGAGAGCGAGCACAATAGTTTGTGGCTCG GTTTGATTTACGGTTACAAAGGCATTGTTCTAGCTTTCGGACTTTTTCTATCTTATGAGACGAGAAGCATCAAAATCAAACTGATTAACGATTCCAGATACGTGGGcatgtcaatatataatatcgtagTTCTATGTCTCATAACGGTACCCGTGGTAATGGTCATCTCTAGTCAACAGGACGCGAGTTATGCTTTCTCGGCGCTAGCTACTATCTTTTGTTGCTTCCTCAGCATGGCGCTCATTTTTGTGCCGAAAGTAATCGAGGTGATTAGGCATCCTAAAGACAAGTCCGAGTCGAGATATAATCCAGATGGCGCGGTATCcaaggaggaagaagaaaagtaTCAGAAACTACTCAACGAAAACGATGAGCTTCAAAAACTTATTGCCGCA AAGGAGGAAAAAATTCAAGCCATTAAGCAGAAGCTAGCTGAACGCGATGCTCTAAAGGGCACAACGAGTCGCTGCAGGCAAGGTCAACCCAAACAATCCTTCATCGTTACCGACTATCCAACAGGCGAAGGGACATCGGACAGCGCTATCG AGACGTACTTATAA